Genomic DNA from Blastocatellia bacterium:
CGCCGCTGGATAATCAGCACGCAGCCGGCGTCTTCCTCAATATCACGCGCGTGGAGCAACTGGAGCGCGTGCGGCAGGAGTTTTTGACCAATGTATCTCATGAATTACGCACGCCGCTGACCTCCATCATGGCTTACGTGGAAACGCTGCTGGACGGCGCGCTGGATGATCCTGAGCATCGCGTTGAGTTCCTTCGTGTGATCGAGCGTCATGCTCGCCGACTGCATAGCTTGATTGACGACATCTCCGATCTGTCCGCGATTGAATCAGGAGAAATCCGATTGGAAATGACCGAGGTGAACCTGCGCTCGATTGTGGCTGAAGTGGTCCAAACGCTGCAACCGCGGGCGCAGCGCAACGACGTGCATCTGGTCAATGAGGTTCCCTTTGAGCTTGTGGTGAAGGCCGATCATAAACGATTCGAGCAAATTCTCATCAACTTGATTGACAATGCGATCAAATTCAATCGGCCCGGCGGGTCTGTGTATATTCACGCGCAGCGGTGCGACGATCAAATTATCATCTCGGTCAAAGACACAGGCATAGGCATCCCGGCGGCTGATTTGCCGCGCATCTTCGAGCGGTTTTATCGTGTGGACAAAGCGCGCTCTGTCGAAGCTGGCGGAACCGGATTGG
This window encodes:
- a CDS encoding ATP-binding protein, coding for MSWLVGLTLCVLFGAVLIGGWLVHHRVRLPLARLRHTLRTLGVPCDDSAEATLRTATEQLKDLARHAQQAEKDLALLSSLILRTDDGIIVVDRHLRIVLANRAAAALWGRAETGLEGSRLADLVRDKQVYDGFCNAIEQQQPFQGRFERAEGHDRQVFELHITPLDNQHAAGVFLNITRVEQLERVRQEFLTNVSHELRTPLTSIMAYVETLLDGALDDPEHRVEFLRVIERHARRLHSLIDDISDLSAIESGEIRLEMTEVNLRSIVAEVVQTLQPRAQRNDVHLVNEVPFELVVKADHKRFEQILINLIDNAIKFNRPGGSVYIHAQRCDDQIIISVKDTGIGIPAADLPRIFERFYRVDKARSVEAGGTGLGLAIVKHLVKVQGGRINIESKPDEGTCVSLTWPAANVAEAEMSGVA